The genomic segment GGAAAAGCACGTTCCTACGGCAACAGACTGAACTTCAGGGCAGAAGATACGTCACTCTTGACGATTTTGCCCAGTTGGCGGCGGCGAAAGAAGACCCTGACGGGTTCGTCGCCACGGAAGAACCGATCACGATCGACGAGGCGCAACGGTGCCCGGAACTTTTCATCGCCATGAAGCGAGCCGTCGATCGCAACAGGGTTCCCGGCCGTTTCCTCGTCTCCGGTTCCGCCAACTTCCTCCTGATGAAAAACATCTCCGAAAGCCTGGCGGGACGGGCGGCCTATTTCACCATGCACCCCTTCACACGGCGGGAGCTGAACGGAAGGACATCGGAGCCGCCATTCATCAGGAGATTCTTCGAAGAGCCGTCGATCGCGGGTTTGGGCGAGGTCTTGCCCATCCCGACCGACGACATCGCAACAGGGGGGATGCCGCCCGTTTGCCTCGGCGGCCTGAAGGACAGGGCCGGCTGGTTCAAGGGGTATGAGCAGACCTACCTGGAGCGGGACATCCGCGACCTGGGCCGAATCGGGGACATCATCCCGTTCCGCGGGCTTCTGCACATTGCGGCTCTTCGGACGGGCGGCGTCCTGAGGATCGGCGAGATGGGGAGAGATGCGCGTCTCAAGGCGACAACCGTTTCCGGCTACCTCTCCGTGATGGAGGCTTCCTGTGTCTTCTTTCGCGTGGCTCCGTTCCTGAAGAATCCTTCCGCACGGCTGATCAAGTCTCCGAAGTTCTATCTGTCCGACTCCGGTCTCGCCTGTTTCCTCGCCGGGATCGAGGCACTCACGGCGGACGATCCGCGCAAGGGCGCGATGGTGGAAACGTACGTGGCGCAGAACCTCGCCGGCATCCTGCAGTCCGCCTGGCCGCGGGCCGGGATGTTCTTCTGGAGCATCCAGGGGCGGCACGAGGTCGATTTCGTCATCGAGGCCGGAAACCGGTGCCTCGCCGTCGAGGTCAAGGCGGGGGCCCGATGGGAGAAGGAGGACCTGGCGGGCCTGAAGACGTTCGTCGCTACCACCCCTCATTGCGTGGCGGGGATCCTGGGATACAACGGGTCGACGCCCGTTCGCCTGGGTGACCGGCTGTGGGCAATCCCCCTCGGGCTGCTGCTGTCGTAAAAACAGGGTCGTTCCTGCCCCACCTTCCAGCCGCCGCAATAAACGCGGTGCGTTCCCAAGAGGGACAAGTGGTGAGGAGCAACTATATTTAGTTGCTAATTTCCCGTTAGCAGGTTAGGATAGGCAAGTGACAAAACGTGGAATGCTCATTCAACGGCTCCGTTCCAAACCGAAAGACTTTACCTGGAAGGAACTGGTGGCGATGCTGGAGGGATTCGGATATACGAGGGTCGGCAGCGGAAAAACCGGTGGATCGCGTGTCCGTTTCGTTCACGTGAATTACCCGACGATCAGTCTGCATCGCCCCCACCCGTCTCCTGTTCTTAAACGTTACCAGATAGAGCAGGTGGAGGAAGTTCTGAGGGGGGAGGGGCTGATATGAAAGACATGATGACCCATAAGGGATATTTCGGTTCCGTGTGCTACAACGATGAGGACCGGATTTTTTACGGAAAGGTCGAGTTCATCCGGGCTCTTGTAAGTTATGAAGGCACCGATGTGCGTTCACTACGGGCAGCGTTTGAGGAGGCGGTCGATGACTACCTGGAGATTTGCGGGAAGCGGGGGATTGAGCCCGAAAGACCGCTAAAAGGCAGCTTCAACGTTCGCATTGGTCCCGAGCTCCACCGCAAGCTGGCTCTGGCCGCTGCGCGCAAACGCATAAGCTTGAACAAGTACATCGTGGATCTGCTGAAAAAGTCGGCGTAGCGTCACTTCCTCCCCCAGAAGGTCTCGACCAGCCCCACCTTCCATCCGCCGTCTTCCCGGAAAAGTTTTAGAATCGCCGGTTTTTCCGCCTTCTTGTAAGTGATGAGGATCTCCGCGCGGTCGCTGCCGATCGGCCCCTTTTCCCACCGGCTTTGCTCAAGGATGAGGTCGGGATTGAACTGTAGCAGGAAGCCGTACCAGTACCCCCTTGCGATGGGGCCTCCTTCGTCGAAGTCTCGGCGCACCTCCTCTTTCGGGACCTCCATGCCGCCGGCCCTGGTGATCGATTTTCGCGTCTCGTCGACAATGGTATTCCTGGAGGCTGCCGAGAGCGTTTTCCAGATCCCTTGGTAGTCCTTGGTCTTCATCGCTTCGAAGCAGGATTCCGCGGAGGAAAGAATGTCGCCCAGCGTTCGGTCGGGGTCGTCGGCAAGCGCAACCGGGGGAGCGATTGCAAGAAGGCACAGGGCGAACCAAACGAGCTGTATGAGATAAAAGGAACGATAGGAAGATGATCGAACCAACGAAAATTTATTGAAGCGCGGCCGGCGGTTCAGTGCTTGGATGAGCTCCCCCCGCCGCCTCCCGCAGCGATGCCGATCGCGATGGCTCCGGCGCCGATCGCGGCTGCCCAGCCGATGGTGCCCGCATCCACGCCTTCGAACACGCTGCTGCCTGCCTTTTCTCCCTCTTTCGCCGCCGCGATGGCTTCCGGCGATGCCGGCTTGCCGGTTTCGGTGGCCTGACCCTTCCCTTTCGGCCAGAGTTCCCATTCCGCGGCGAAAGCGGTCATCGCGGCGCCCTGGGCGACGGTGAGGAAAGAGGCGATCGACAGGATGGAGATGATGATTTTCAAGGAGATTTTGCCTTTTCCGGCTTTCATGAAAATCTCCTTTGAAGTTAATTGGTTACCTTCTAGCCTTATACAGATTTTCCTTGTCTTTGTCAAGGCAAACCCCGACGTTCCGGCCGATGACGTCGAACAGCGTCCGGTAATGGTCCACATCCTGCGCGACGTCCCGTGTCCACGACGAGAGCGCATAGCGGTAGACGGTCTTCGAATCGTGGCCGGTGAATAGCCGGATGGGAATGTCCACCGAGATCCCCTTCTCATGGTACCCCCGGTTGTAAGGGTCGCTGAAGATCGAGGTGCCGGTGAAGCTGTACCAGGCCGAGAGGACCACGCCGTTGACGAACTTCGACAGGGTGACCTTCGCCCCCTTGTCCCCGGCCAGGAACCTTCCCGCCTTGACGTCGACGATGACATCATGCTCGGGCAGGTTGAGCCGCGTGTTTACGAAGGTGGTGTGGAAGCGTTCGTCCCCTTTCAGCTTGAACGGATCGCCCGGGTCCCGTTTCCGTACCGCGCTGCCGCTCACGCCCGCGAGGATGCGCCCGCGGAACATGGGCATCGCCACCTCGCCGTCGAGGCCCGCGTATTCGACCTCGAGCAGCCCCGCCGAAAATCTTCCGTACAGCGGGTCCTGCGTCTTCAGGATCTGCTCGAACATCAGCCTTCCGAGGGCGATTTCTTCCTTCTTGTAATCGGCAATGTCGCTGCGGACCGGGATGGAAAGGGGAGCGTTGGCGGTGGAGACCGTGTTGACCGGATAGCCTTCCACACCGAGGATCGCGGATCCCCCCTTCCACGGCTGCGCGGTGAGCCAGCCGGAGAGACCTAAACGGTACTTGAAAAAACCTGAGGGGTCGTTCAGGAACGTCTCGAGAGAGGGCTTGAGCCCGTAATCAAACCACCGCCGGTGCGTGGTATCCTTGATGCGGGTATTGCCTTCCTCCGTCTTGAACGTGGAGAACTCGAGGAAGCGGTCCCGACGGATCTCCCCTGCGTAGAAGCCCGAGAGTCCGTTCGCGGTCGTAACGAACTCCACCATGGGGATTCCGTTCTCCTTGACCAGGATGCGGACGTAATCGACGTTCTCGGGCATCCGTTCGGCGAGAATGTTGAGGATGACCTCCACGGCCCGCGCGTTGAAATAGTACCTGTCGTTTTGCGCCTCGACCCGCAGGGTGATCCCGTCGGCCTCCACCCCGATGTCGCTGAAGCCGGACTCGCGGAGCCCCAAGGTGATGCGGTCGGTGACGGGGTTCCCGCGCAGCGAAGGCTGCTCCCGGTAAGGCGGGTCGTAGATCGGGATGAAGGGCTTTCCCATGTCGAAAGCCACGGAGGCGCCGACGCCGATCTGGTTGCCTCTCTGGTAGCTCGCGTCGATCTCGGACCAGCGGGTCGGTTTCCAGCGGAGCCCGAAATTGAACCGCGAGGGAACGGGATCGTTGAAATATTTCGCCTGCGCGGGATCCGAAGTCTGCTTGTCGTATCGGATGGGACTGTATTCCGCCAGGAGGGCGAACTTCTCCGACGGAGCGAACTGGATGCCGCCGAATACCTGGGCGTCCTTCCACCAGCCTTTCGGCCTGGTGAACAACTCGATCCCGAATCCTTCTCCCTGCTCGGGGAGCGGTTTCCTGCCGAGACGGCCGTTGCCCAGCCCCACGGAGAAATCGAACGGGTAGATCTGCTTGCTGGCCACCAGGACCTGGGAAGCGTACACGCGCGTGCCGTGCGGGTCCAGGATCGCCATCGCCAGGGCGGGGGTGTATTTCCCTTCCCGTAAGAATTGCAGCTTGATGTCGATGGCCTTGTCCTTGAAGTTGCCGTACGCCGGGGCGTTGTTGAGGCCCGGGATTCCAAGGACCTCCGTGATCCTTCCGTTCACTTCCAGCCGCTCGAAGAGACCGATCGTTCCGAAATAGGTCCGGTAGGGGTGCACCTGGCTGGCGCCCACGCGATACCGGTTCTCCTTCATTAGCCTTGCCGTCGGCGTCTCCAGGAGGCCGGTGAGGCCGAGATTCGAGGGGAAGGTGAAAGGCTCGTCGCCTGCGATGGCGGGCGGTACCGTCATGCAGAAAAGGCACAGGAGAAGAAGCGGGAGCGCCAGGCTGCGCGGCCCGGGGCAGGCAGTCCGGGTCATTGCGGATCGACCCGGACGCCGGTCAGGGCATGGATCTCCATCAGCAGTTGAGGAAGGTCCCTGATGGCGCGCGCCCAGGTTGAACGGACCGGTTTCCTCGGGACAACGACCGTATCTCCGGGCTCGACCGTTGGCGCCGACTCCCGAAAGGCGGGGATCTCCCACCGGGACTCCTTGGGGTTCCAACGGATCCATTTCCGTGACAGGGGGTGAACGGTCCCGTCCGCCTTGAGGCGGTACACGTGCTCACGGTCGGCGTTTTCCGAAAATCCTCCGGCCCTCCGGATGCAATCCTCGGGATCCGTTTTCGGGGGACAAGGGGAGCCGGTGCCGGGCATCTTCACCGCGCCGATGACCGTGACGATGTCGGTTTTCGACGGCACGTAGAGCGCGTCTCCTTCCTCGAGGGGAAGGTCGTCTTCGCTTCCTTTCAGCAGCCGGGGATGGGCCAGCCGGACGGGAACCAGCCTCCCGGGCCTGAGCTTCGCGAGGGTCTCGATGAACTCCCGTTTCTGCTCTTCCTCCCCCGGTTTTGCGAAGACCTCGCGCTCGATCCTGGAAATCAGATCACGGAGAAGCCTTTCTTTTTGGCCCATGGTCGATTCCCGGGAAAGAACCGCGCCGCCTGGCCAGGCGTTTTCGGCGATCCCTCCGGCCCGCACGAGCAGCGAGGAGAGTCGTTCCCCTTTGCTGAACGTGTAGGTTCCGGGCCGGCGCACCGCCCCCAGGATCGTGACGCTCGCGTCTTGCGCAAGCGCGGCGGACGGGATAAGGATCATCGCCAGAAAGACGATCGCCCTTGCCCGATTTTTCATGGAGCGCCCCCCCTGGAACCTGCGGCTGGCCTGAAGATTTCATCATAATGGGAGGCGATTCCTTTCGATACCCATTTCCACCGGCGGCGAGGCGGTATTCACAGGACGGCCATATTCCGGTATCTTAATGAAGTTTACGATCCTATCGACCCGGAGGCCGGGAGATGAACGTTGCGATCATAGGTACCGGTTACGTGGGGCTGGTGACGGGCGTATGCCTCGCGGAGCGGGGGAACGACGTCCACTGCGTGGACAACAACCCGAAAGTCGTGGAGAAACTGACGTCGGGCCAGGTGACGATCTACGAACCCGGACTGGAGGAGATCTACCAGCGGAACCTGAAGAAAGGCCGGATCAAGTTCTCCGGGGACCTGGTGGCGGCGGTCCTGCGGTCGCAGGTGGTGTTCCTGTGCCTTCCGACCCCGCCGGGGGAGGACGGATCGGCGGACCTGAAGTACGTCCTCCAGGTGGCCGACGACATCGGGAAGATCCTCGCGGGCAATCCCGGGGCCGGCTACAAGGTGATCGTCGACAAGAGCACCGTGCCGGTGGGTACGAGCGAGAGGGTCGATGCGGCGATCCGCAGGCACATGGACGCGAAGCTGGAGTACGACGTGGTCTCCAACCCGGAGTTCCTGCGGGAAGGGTACGCGGTCGAGGATTTCCTGCGCCCCGAGCGCGTGGTGATCGGCAGCCGCAGCGAACGGGCGATTTCCATCCTGCAGGACCTCTACGAGCCGTTCATCCCCGCGGGGAACCCGGTTATCGTGATGGACGAGAAGAGCGCCGAGGTGACCAAGTACGCGGCGAACGCCTTCCTGGCGATGAAGATTTCCTATATGAACGACCTGGCCAACTTCTGCGAGGCGGTGGAGGCCGACATCGACAAGGTGCGGCAGGGGATCGGCTCGGATTCGCGGATCGGCCACAAGTTCCTCTTCCCCGGGCTGGGGTACGGGGGGTCCTGCCTGCCCAAGGACGTCAAGGCGCTGCTGCGGACCGCGCAGGACGCCGGGTCGCCGCTGACGATCCTCCAGTCGGTGGAGGACATCAACCAGGAGCAGCGCAAGCGGTTCTTCCGGAAGGTGGAGGAGCACTTCAAGGGGAAGCTCGAGGGGCTGCGCGTGGCGGTGTGGGGAATCGCGTTCAAGCCGAACACGGACGATACCCGGGAAGCGCCGGTCTTCTATATTCTGGACGAGCTGCTCAAGGGGAAGGCTTCGGTCGTCGTCTTCGACCCGGAGGCGATGGAGGGGGCCAGGCAGCGGTACGGGGACCGGATCGAGTACGGAGAGTCCTCCTACGGAGCGCTCCAGGGGGCGGACGTCCTCCTCGTCGTCACCGAGTGGAACGAGTTCCGCAAGCCCGACTTCGGGCTGATGAAGAACCTGATGCGGCAGCCGGTCATCTTCGACGGGCGCAATGTATACGAGGCGAAGAAAATGAAGGAGCGCGGGTTCCTGTACCACTCCATCGGCCGCCGGGCGGTCGAATCCCACGCGAAAGTCTAGGGACGTTCTTAAACTTTTTAATCCGGATGGCGAAACGTAAAGACCAGGGGACGTTGTTCAACTTTTCAGGACAGGGACGGGATTAAAAAGTTTAAGAACGTCCCTGGGTAAAAGTAACGTACTGGTTCAAAGGAGCGCGTAATGATCGACGGCGTCGTGATCAAGCAGCTCAAGGTGATCCCGGACGAGCGCGGACGGCTGATGGAGATCCTCCGGGCGGACGACGATATCTTCAAGAAATTCGGCCAGGTTTACCTCACAACGGGCTACCCGGGCGTAGTCAAAGCCTGGCACTACCACAAAGTCCAGCACGACCACTTCTGCGTGGTCAAGGGGATGATGAAGGTGGTGCTCTACGATTCCCGGGACGGCTCCCCGACAAAGGGGGAGGTGAACGAGTTCTTCCTGGGCGAAC from the Deltaproteobacteria bacterium RBG_16_64_85 genome contains:
- a CDS encoding dTDP-4-dehydrorhamnose 3,5-epimerase, whose product is MIDGVVIKQLKVIPDERGRLMEILRADDDIFKKFGQVYLTTGYPGVVKAWHYHKVQHDHFCVVKGMMKVVLYDSRDGSPTKGEVNEFFLGEHRPILLRIPPLVYHGFKAIGAEESLLINVTTESYNYKEPDEYRVDPHVNDIPYSWERKDG
- a CDS encoding UDP-glucose 6-dehydrogenase, translated to MNVAIIGTGYVGLVTGVCLAERGNDVHCVDNNPKVVEKLTSGQVTIYEPGLEEIYQRNLKKGRIKFSGDLVAAVLRSQVVFLCLPTPPGEDGSADLKYVLQVADDIGKILAGNPGAGYKVIVDKSTVPVGTSERVDAAIRRHMDAKLEYDVVSNPEFLREGYAVEDFLRPERVVIGSRSERAISILQDLYEPFIPAGNPVIVMDEKSAEVTKYAANAFLAMKISYMNDLANFCEAVEADIDKVRQGIGSDSRIGHKFLFPGLGYGGSCLPKDVKALLRTAQDAGSPLTILQSVEDINQEQRKRFFRKVEEHFKGKLEGLRVAVWGIAFKPNTDDTREAPVFYILDELLKGKASVVVFDPEAMEGARQRYGDRIEYGESSYGALQGADVLLVVTEWNEFRKPDFGLMKNLMRQPVIFDGRNVYEAKKMKERGFLYHSIGRRAVESHAKV
- a CDS encoding antitoxin HicB yields the protein MKDMMTHKGYFGSVCYNDEDRIFYGKVEFIRALVSYEGTDVRSLRAAFEEAVDDYLEICGKRGIEPERPLKGSFNVRIGPELHRKLALAAARKRISLNKYIVDLLKKSA
- a CDS encoding hexulose-6-phosphate synthase, which translates into the protein MTKRGMLIQRLRSKPKDFTWKELVAMLEGFGYTRVGSGKTGGSRVRFVHVNYPTISLHRPHPSPVLKRYQIEQVEEVLRGEGLI